A genomic stretch from Petrimonas mucosa includes:
- a CDS encoding OmpH family outer membrane protein, which produces MTKKLIILLFAIVPIAAFAQNVKLAHVNTSELFNQMPEIPGIETQLNNKQEEISKNGQALVDEFNKKAEEFQKLAPTSSETVKADQQKQLDQIQERYQMFVQNSQREMEELRQKLLAPIQQKIANAIKAVGDEKGYTYIFDLAAGNLVYVSTTAEDATPLVKSKLGIK; this is translated from the coding sequence ATGACGAAAAAATTAATCATTTTATTGTTCGCGATTGTCCCTATCGCTGCCTTTGCTCAGAACGTAAAATTGGCACACGTAAACACTTCCGAGCTTTTTAATCAAATGCCTGAAATTCCGGGAATCGAGACCCAATTGAACAACAAACAGGAAGAGATTTCCAAGAACGGACAAGCATTGGTTGATGAGTTCAATAAAAAAGCAGAAGAATTCCAGAAACTGGCACCCACCTCGTCCGAGACCGTAAAGGCCGATCAGCAAAAGCAGCTGGATCAGATTCAGGAAAGGTATCAGATGTTTGTACAGAACAGCCAACGGGAGATGGAGGAGCTGCGCCAGAAACTGCTTGCCCCTATCCAGCAGAAGATTGCCAACGCCATCAAGGCTGTCGGGGATGAGAAGGGATACACCTATATCTTTGACCTTGCGGCAGGAAACCTTGTCTATGTCAGCACAACCGCTGAAGACGCAACGCCCCTGGTTAAATCGAAACTGGGAATTAAGTAA
- a CDS encoding BamA/OMP85 family outer membrane protein, translating into MLKKTFHLVILFVLISQVRSFGQISGNDTIKPEPVEDVPVVNYTATPKKYIIADIQVTGIEGTMYESQPFVLVSFSGLSKGQEIQIPGEEITNAIQRFWKQGLFSDIKILQTKIVGDSTWLEIRLTDRPRVSDIRYIGMKKSEREDIEKKISMVKGVQITPNQIDRAKIIIEKYFDEKGFGDAVVSIVQRPDASAKNQVILDIEVDKKEKIKVNRINIEGNEAISDRTLKWAMKKTNEKGNLRHLFRSKKFVEDLYKEDKQNIINKYHEFGYRDAEIIRDSVYKHDEKTVNIDIEVVEGPKYYVRSINWVGNTQYNSNDLGRMLNMNPGDVYNQKKLQERLISDEDAAINLYQNNGYLFSNIDPIEINIENDSVDLELRVTEGPKATIKKVIIQGNDRLYEDVIRRELRTKPGAVFSKEDLIRSVREIAQTGHFDPENLQPGVNPNPEDGTVDLTYPLISKGNDQIEFSAGWGVTGLVGKLSLKLNNFSLKNLISQENRRGIIPQGEGQTLILSAQTNGRYYQSYQFSFIEPWFGGKRPNNFSLSAFYSRYTGLNSDYYTQMNPYMYGGYGGYPYYGGYGYGGYPYYGGYGGYGGYGGYGYGYQDMMEYSYDPNQVFEMIGASFGYGKRLDWPDDYFQIMAELGYQRYNLKNWSWQQFPFQTGSSNSVSLGITLQRNSIDNPIYTRMGSQFTLSVSATPPFSLFSTTDYSKIAYSDPSKYTWNEYHKWKLKIRTYTPLAPLTVKRTPVIATRTEFGVLGHYNKYKQTPFETFDVGGDGMSGYSSSFATENIALRGYDNNSIAQQARAYTRLGMELRYPLILEPNSTIYAVGFLEAGNAWYTLKEVNPFDLKRSAGVGARIFLPMIGLMGIDWAYGFDPVRGSRTNSGSQFHFIIGQEF; encoded by the coding sequence ATGTTGAAGAAGACATTTCATCTAGTTATACTTTTTGTCCTGATTTCCCAGGTAAGGTCGTTCGGACAGATAAGCGGCAACGACACCATCAAGCCTGAGCCTGTTGAGGATGTTCCCGTGGTGAACTACACGGCAACACCCAAGAAATATATTATTGCCGACATCCAGGTCACCGGTATCGAAGGGACCATGTATGAATCTCAGCCTTTTGTGCTGGTCAGCTTTTCAGGACTGTCCAAGGGACAGGAGATCCAGATTCCCGGCGAGGAGATCACCAACGCAATTCAGCGGTTCTGGAAACAGGGACTCTTCTCCGACATAAAGATCCTGCAGACCAAAATTGTGGGCGACAGTACCTGGCTCGAGATCAGATTGACCGACAGGCCGCGTGTCTCCGATATCCGCTATATCGGAATGAAGAAGAGCGAACGTGAAGATATCGAAAAGAAGATCTCAATGGTAAAAGGGGTCCAGATTACTCCCAACCAGATTGACCGCGCAAAAATCATCATCGAGAAATATTTCGACGAGAAGGGATTTGGGGATGCGGTGGTCTCGATCGTCCAGCGTCCCGATGCCAGTGCCAAGAACCAGGTTATCCTTGATATCGAGGTAGACAAGAAAGAGAAGATCAAGGTCAACCGGATCAATATCGAGGGTAACGAGGCCATTTCAGACCGGACACTCAAATGGGCAATGAAGAAGACAAACGAGAAAGGGAACCTCAGACACCTTTTCCGGTCGAAGAAGTTTGTAGAGGATCTTTACAAGGAGGACAAGCAGAACATCATCAACAAATACCACGAGTTCGGATATCGCGATGCAGAGATTATCCGCGACTCCGTATACAAGCATGACGAGAAGACGGTAAATATCGACATCGAGGTGGTGGAAGGCCCGAAGTATTACGTGCGCTCAATCAACTGGGTGGGTAATACACAATACAACTCCAACGACCTGGGCCGGATGCTCAACATGAACCCCGGCGATGTCTATAACCAGAAAAAATTGCAGGAGAGGCTGATTTCTGATGAGGATGCAGCCATCAACCTGTATCAGAACAACGGCTACCTCTTCTCGAATATCGATCCGATCGAAATCAATATCGAAAACGACTCTGTCGACTTGGAACTTCGCGTTACCGAAGGTCCCAAGGCTACGATCAAGAAGGTGATCATCCAGGGGAACGACCGCCTCTACGAAGATGTTATCCGCAGGGAGTTGCGCACCAAACCGGGAGCCGTCTTCAGCAAAGAGGACCTGATCCGTTCGGTTCGTGAAATTGCCCAAACCGGACACTTCGATCCTGAAAACCTGCAACCGGGCGTCAATCCTAACCCGGAAGACGGGACGGTAGACCTCACCTACCCGTTGATCTCCAAAGGAAACGACCAGATTGAGTTCTCCGCGGGATGGGGTGTTACCGGACTTGTTGGAAAGCTGAGTCTGAAACTGAATAACTTCTCATTGAAAAACCTGATCAGTCAGGAAAACCGCAGGGGTATCATTCCCCAGGGCGAGGGACAAACGCTCATCCTGAGCGCGCAGACCAACGGACGTTACTATCAATCTTACCAGTTCTCCTTTATTGAGCCCTGGTTTGGAGGAAAACGCCCCAATAACTTCTCGTTAAGCGCCTTCTACTCGAGGTACACCGGACTCAACTCCGACTACTACACCCAGATGAATCCCTATATGTATGGAGGGTACGGCGGCTATCCCTATTACGGGGGGTACGGATATGGCGGATACCCCTATTACGGAGGGTATGGAGGGTATGGAGGATATGGCGGATATGGATACGGATATCAGGATATGATGGAGTATTCGTACGACCCCAACCAGGTATTTGAGATGATTGGAGCATCCTTCGGATACGGGAAACGTCTCGACTGGCCCGACGATTACTTCCAGATCATGGCCGAACTGGGATATCAGCGCTACAACCTCAAGAACTGGTCGTGGCAGCAGTTCCCTTTCCAGACCGGCTCGAGCAACAGCGTCAGCTTGGGTATAACACTACAGCGTAACTCTATCGACAACCCCATCTATACACGTATGGGATCGCAGTTCACGTTGAGTGTAAGCGCCACGCCTCCCTTCTCGCTCTTCAGCACCACCGACTACTCCAAGATAGCCTATTCAGATCCGAGCAAGTATACCTGGAACGAGTACCACAAATGGAAGCTTAAGATCAGGACCTACACCCCGCTCGCCCCGCTTACCGTGAAACGGACGCCGGTTATCGCAACCCGTACCGAGTTTGGGGTTTTGGGACACTATAACAAATATAAACAGACTCCGTTTGAAACGTTTGACGTGGGTGGTGACGGCATGAGCGGCTACTCCTCTTCGTTTGCAACTGAAAACATTGCACTTCGCGGTTACGACAACAACTCCATCGCACAGCAAGCGAGGGCCTATACCCGTCTGGGAATGGAACTCCGTTATCCGTTGATCCTCGAACCCAACTCAACCATATATGCCGTAGGGTTCCTGGAAGCAGGTAATGCGTGGTACACGCTGAAAGAGGTCAATCCTTTCGATCTGAAGCGTTCTGCCGGCGTGGGTGCACGTATCTTCCTCCCCATGATTGGATTGATGGGTATCGACTGGGCCTACGGTTTCGACCCGGTCAGGGGAAGCAGGACCAACAGCGGAAGCCAGTTCCACTTCATCATTGGACAGGAGTTCTGA
- a CDS encoding DUF6242 domain-containing protein — protein sequence MAFSSCLNSSESEFEFSHDAQIYSFSMESKKDTTKVLPGVKFTIDQLNNLIFNQDSLPYLFDVDSISLKVSGKTSYSFSKIVINLQNGDSTYLWNGEDSVAFKRLESIETTAEDGITTRKYRIKVNIHQQNPNLLNWSRITQNHLIGPVESQKSILHEGKFITYYKSGDMIKASTSPSTNGKEWTPVTVSGLPATIRVNTLLSATNGNTSTIYALDADSTVYSSTDGLIWNRINSGYPVVAIYGILPSLSGEMAVLTAINDEGILKFALTNDFVSFSLKEALPADDTFPVADFTSTSMENPAVHSAKYIILAGGKEKNNIANNKLWIIQEKEGKITLLSETSTVPLQVSQLFVYDAKVYLMTYETGKNRLYYSERYGLDWISAGTEQELPDTFTGRIGASVITDSNNFIWIFGGESGAQVPIADVWRGRLNKLAK from the coding sequence TTGGCATTCTCTTCCTGCCTCAATTCGTCGGAAAGTGAGTTCGAGTTTTCTCACGACGCCCAGATCTATTCGTTCAGCATGGAGTCCAAGAAAGACACCACCAAGGTACTTCCAGGTGTCAAGTTCACCATCGACCAGCTCAACAACCTGATATTCAACCAGGATTCACTTCCCTATCTTTTCGATGTCGACAGCATTTCACTGAAAGTTTCAGGGAAAACGTCATACTCCTTTTCCAAGATCGTTATCAACCTGCAGAACGGAGACAGCACATACCTTTGGAACGGAGAAGATTCCGTTGCCTTTAAACGGCTGGAGTCGATCGAAACAACCGCTGAAGACGGAATAACCACGAGGAAATACAGGATCAAGGTGAATATTCACCAACAGAATCCCAATCTCCTGAACTGGAGCAGGATCACGCAGAACCACCTGATCGGCCCGGTTGAGAGTCAGAAAAGTATTCTTCACGAAGGGAAATTCATCACCTATTACAAATCGGGGGATATGATCAAGGCTTCCACCTCCCCGTCAACAAACGGGAAAGAGTGGACTCCGGTTACCGTCTCGGGGTTACCGGCTACCATAAGGGTAAACACTCTCCTCTCCGCAACCAATGGCAACACCTCCACGATTTATGCCCTGGACGCCGACAGCACGGTCTACTCATCGACCGACGGGTTGATCTGGAACAGGATCAATTCCGGCTATCCGGTTGTCGCCATATACGGTATACTGCCATCACTGTCGGGCGAGATGGCAGTACTCACAGCCATAAACGACGAAGGCATACTGAAATTTGCCCTGACAAACGACTTTGTCTCCTTTAGCCTCAAAGAGGCCCTTCCTGCTGACGACACCTTCCCTGTGGCGGATTTCACTTCGACCAGCATGGAGAACCCTGCGGTCCATTCAGCCAAATATATTATTCTGGCCGGGGGGAAAGAGAAGAACAACATTGCAAACAATAAACTTTGGATCATTCAGGAGAAAGAGGGTAAAATCACACTGCTTTCTGAGACTTCAACCGTTCCTCTTCAGGTAAGCCAGCTGTTCGTTTACGACGCCAAGGTCTATCTGATGACCTACGAAACAGGCAAAAACCGGCTCTATTATTCTGAAAGATATGGATTGGACTGGATCTCGGCAGGAACCGAACAGGAACTGCCCGACACTTTTACAGGACGGATAGGTGCATCGGTAATTACCGATTCCAATAATTTCATCTGGATTTTCGGCGGAGAATCCGGGGCGCAGGTGCCCATTGCAGATGTCTGGAGGGGAAGACTCAACAAGTTGGCAAAGTAG
- a CDS encoding adenylate kinase, which translates to MLNIVIFGAPGSGKGTQSDLLISKYGLKHVSTGEILRSEIKAGTELGKTADRYISKGELVPDEIVIGMLEEVILKNMDKKGFIFDGFPRTLPQGEALDNMLKKNSMAISSVLSLEVRDEELTDRLLKRGQLSGRSDDNGETIASRLRVYHQQTEPLKEYYARQGKLVDIPGEGAIDEVFNSIVEVIDSLTGGANG; encoded by the coding sequence ATGCTGAATATCGTAATTTTTGGTGCTCCCGGTTCAGGAAAAGGAACACAAAGTGATTTATTGATCAGTAAATATGGACTAAAACATGTATCCACAGGAGAAATCCTGCGATCTGAGATCAAGGCAGGCACAGAACTCGGCAAAACAGCAGACCGCTACATCTCGAAAGGTGAACTGGTGCCCGATGAAATTGTGATTGGAATGCTGGAGGAGGTCATCCTGAAAAACATGGACAAAAAAGGGTTCATCTTCGACGGTTTCCCCCGCACGCTTCCTCAAGGTGAGGCATTGGACAACATGCTGAAGAAAAACAGCATGGCAATCTCGTCGGTGCTGAGTCTGGAGGTAAGGGATGAAGAACTGACCGACCGCCTGTTGAAACGCGGGCAGCTTTCTGGTCGATCCGACGATAACGGTGAAACCATCGCATCTCGTCTACGCGTGTACCACCAGCAAACGGAGCCGTTGAAGGAGTATTATGCCAGACAGGGCAAACTGGTTGACATACCGGGTGAAGGAGCGATTGACGAAGTATTCAACTCGATAGTGGAGGTGATAGATAGCCTCACGGGAGGAGCAAATGGCTGA
- the porG gene encoding type IX secretion system protein PorG, with the protein MALFCVNEAKPQEYRHEAGGTLGTSFYLGDANRTRLYLHPGFSGGMIYRYNLNFHWAIKANLVAGQVSGNSADAANVFPFEQQLSFVRSFIDLGGQLEFNFLPFSDKFSYKGAKPYTPYIFTGAGTTLAMSGEPFFYAHIPVGIGFKYKIQERLNVGLEFSFRKLFGDDFEMPENSAGRSLDAPYGIKSSILKNQDGYSLTMVFLTWDFEIRKDPCCE; encoded by the coding sequence GTGGCCCTATTTTGCGTAAACGAAGCTAAACCGCAGGAATACAGACATGAAGCCGGCGGAACATTGGGGACATCCTTTTACCTGGGCGATGCCAACAGAACGAGGCTTTACCTTCATCCGGGATTTTCCGGGGGTATGATCTACCGGTACAACCTCAATTTTCACTGGGCAATAAAAGCCAATCTGGTTGCTGGTCAGGTATCGGGAAATAGCGCGGATGCCGCCAATGTTTTCCCGTTTGAACAGCAGCTCTCGTTTGTCAGGAGTTTTATCGACCTGGGGGGGCAACTTGAATTTAACTTTTTGCCTTTCAGCGACAAGTTCTCCTACAAAGGGGCTAAGCCATATACGCCCTATATTTTTACCGGTGCCGGGACAACCCTCGCTATGAGCGGCGAGCCGTTTTTTTATGCACATATACCGGTGGGTATCGGGTTCAAGTATAAGATACAGGAACGGCTGAATGTCGGACTCGAGTTTTCTTTCAGGAAACTGTTCGGAGATGATTTTGAGATGCCGGAAAACAGTGCCGGCAGAAGTCTGGATGCGCCATACGGCATAAAGAGCAGTATATTAAAAAACCAGGATGGGTATTCACTCACGATGGTCTTTCTGACCTGGGATTTTGAGATCAGAAAGGATCCGTGTTGTGAATGA
- the obgE gene encoding GTPase ObgE, producing MAETNFVDYVKIFCRSGKGGRGSTHFRREKYIPKGGPDGGNGGDGGDIILRGNRNYWTLLHLKFQRHIFAGHGESGSRRNSTGKNGESRIIEVPCGTVAYDAHTGEYLCDITDDGQEVILLKGGRGGLGNTSFKTSTNQAPRYSQPGEPYQERWVVLELKLLADVGLVGFPNAGKSTLLSVVSAAKPKIGNYPFTTLEPNLGIVSYREGKSFVMADIPGIIEGASEGKGLGLRFLRHIERNSLLLFMVPADADNIHKEYNILLRELTQYNPELLDKRRVLAITKSDMLDDELMHEIAADLPQIPHLFISSITGYGIPALKDMLWRELNSEETVRVVASKESLIHRPLDIQSLEFDPEDEIAEDIDDDYDEEENYYEEDF from the coding sequence ATGGCTGAAACAAATTTTGTCGATTATGTAAAGATATTTTGCCGTTCGGGGAAGGGGGGACGAGGATCTACCCATTTCAGGCGGGAAAAATATATCCCTAAAGGGGGACCCGACGGTGGAAACGGTGGCGATGGGGGAGACATCATCCTGCGTGGCAACCGGAACTACTGGACACTGCTTCACCTGAAGTTTCAACGCCACATCTTCGCCGGACACGGCGAGAGCGGTTCAAGACGCAACAGTACAGGAAAGAACGGCGAGAGCAGGATCATCGAGGTGCCTTGCGGAACGGTAGCCTACGACGCCCACACTGGCGAATACCTTTGCGACATTACCGACGACGGACAGGAGGTGATCCTGCTCAAGGGCGGTCGCGGCGGATTGGGGAACACCAGCTTCAAGACATCTACCAACCAGGCTCCCCGCTATTCGCAACCGGGCGAACCTTACCAGGAGAGATGGGTGGTGCTTGAACTGAAATTGTTGGCCGATGTTGGATTGGTAGGTTTTCCCAACGCGGGGAAATCGACACTCCTCTCGGTGGTATCCGCAGCGAAACCGAAGATAGGCAACTATCCGTTCACCACCCTGGAACCCAATCTGGGAATTGTCAGCTACCGCGAAGGAAAGTCGTTCGTCATGGCCGATATCCCGGGAATCATTGAAGGGGCAAGTGAAGGGAAGGGGCTAGGACTACGTTTCCTGCGTCATATAGAAAGAAACTCGCTCTTGCTGTTCATGGTTCCTGCCGATGCAGACAACATCCACAAAGAGTACAATATCCTGCTGAGGGAACTCACCCAATATAATCCTGAACTTCTGGACAAGCGCCGTGTTCTGGCAATCACCAAGTCGGACATGCTGGACGACGAGCTGATGCATGAGATAGCTGCCGACTTGCCCCAGATTCCCCATCTCTTCATATCCTCAATCACCGGTTACGGCATCCCCGCATTGAAAGATATGCTCTGGAGGGAACTCAACTCGGAGGAGACCGTTCGCGTCGTCGCATCGAAAGAGTCGCTGATCCACAGGCCTCTTGACATACAATCGCTGGAGTTTGATCCGGAAGATGAGATTGCAGAGGATATTGACGACGATTACGATGAGGAGGAGAACTATTACGAGGAGGATTTTTAA
- a CDS encoding isoprenyl transferase, which produces MSLLDKIDKHNVPRHVAIIMDGNGRWAKSRGLDRTEGHKQGAISVRKVVEAATKAKVDYLTLYAFSTENWLRPEEEIQTLMELMVHTVANETGNLIKNGIRLQCIGDIQRLPEKTRDALNRCIEQTSTGKNLTLVLALSYSSRWELTNAARSIAADVKEGLLDPTSITEETVNRYLATRELPELDLLIRTGGDIRISNFLLWQAAYSELYFTDVFWPDFDEESLYKAILDFQKKERRFGKISEQLEKENS; this is translated from the coding sequence ATGTCATTACTTGACAAGATTGATAAACATAATGTTCCCCGGCATGTAGCCATCATCATGGATGGCAACGGCAGATGGGCCAAATCCAGAGGGTTGGACAGAACCGAAGGCCATAAGCAGGGAGCCATATCGGTACGGAAAGTAGTGGAGGCTGCTACTAAAGCGAAAGTGGATTATCTCACCCTCTATGCATTTTCTACCGAGAATTGGCTCAGGCCGGAAGAGGAGATTCAGACGCTGATGGAGTTGATGGTGCATACTGTGGCCAACGAGACGGGAAACCTGATCAAAAACGGGATCCGCCTGCAATGTATCGGGGATATCCAACGATTGCCAGAGAAGACCCGGGATGCATTGAACCGCTGCATCGAACAGACCTCCACCGGGAAAAACCTCACTTTGGTGTTGGCCTTGAGCTATTCGTCGCGTTGGGAGCTGACCAATGCGGCTAGATCCATTGCGGCCGATGTCAAGGAGGGGCTCCTGGATCCAACCTCCATTACGGAGGAGACCGTCAACAGATACCTGGCCACCAGGGAGCTGCCCGAGCTCGATCTGCTGATCCGCACCGGGGGAGATATCCGCATCAGCAACTTCCTGTTGTGGCAGGCGGCCTACTCGGAGCTCTACTTTACCGACGTTTTCTGGCCGGATTTCGATGAGGAGAGCCTCTACAAGGCAATTCTCGATTTCCAGAAGAAAGAGCGGCGGTTTGGTAAGATCAGCGAGCAGCTGGAAAAGGAAAACTCATAA
- the ribD gene encoding bifunctional diaminohydroxyphosphoribosylaminopyrimidine deaminase/5-amino-6-(5-phosphoribosylamino)uracil reductase RibD: MTTDEKFMHRCLQLAKKGEGFTRPNPMVGAVIVHDGKIIGEGYHRQFAEAHAEVNAVRSVKDPSLLSSSTLYVSLEPCAHHGKTPPCADLVIEKGIPKVVVAVLDPNPKVSGKGIEKMRRAGIEVTVGTLEKEAEDLNRFFFVNQLYNRPYVILKWAQSADGFIDHSRSSAEVAPAQISNEVTHSIVHKFRTRVEGIMVGTDTAILDNPKLTARKWYGDNPTRIVIDREGRIPSNAAIFNDDAKVIVFTRGDYRVKKENVKPIIIDFEGDTNRQILQQLYTERIHSLLVEGGARLLSTFIEKNLWDEAFIEVAAKRLLTGVKAPSIPLDNAIINRYLDSTQHHLKNKITQNFL, encoded by the coding sequence ATGACGACAGACGAAAAATTTATGCACCGCTGCCTGCAGCTTGCCAAGAAAGGAGAAGGTTTTACCCGGCCCAACCCCATGGTCGGGGCGGTTATCGTGCATGACGGCAAGATTATCGGGGAGGGGTATCACCGCCAGTTTGCCGAAGCCCACGCCGAAGTGAATGCTGTCCGTTCCGTAAAGGACCCCTCACTGCTCTCTTCCTCCACCCTCTATGTTTCGTTGGAGCCATGCGCCCATCACGGGAAAACGCCGCCCTGTGCCGACCTGGTCATCGAGAAGGGAATCCCGAAAGTGGTTGTAGCTGTTCTGGATCCCAATCCAAAGGTGTCGGGGAAAGGTATCGAAAAGATGAGGCGAGCGGGAATAGAAGTTACGGTAGGCACCCTCGAGAAGGAGGCCGAGGATTTAAACCGGTTCTTTTTCGTGAATCAACTATATAACCGTCCCTATGTGATCCTTAAGTGGGCGCAAAGTGCCGATGGATTCATCGACCATAGCCGGTCGTCCGCGGAAGTGGCTCCAGCCCAGATCTCGAATGAGGTGACGCACTCCATCGTCCACAAGTTTCGCACCCGGGTGGAGGGCATCATGGTTGGCACCGACACCGCCATACTGGACAATCCGAAACTTACCGCCCGGAAATGGTACGGAGATAATCCGACAAGGATAGTGATCGACAGGGAGGGAAGGATTCCGTCAAATGCAGCCATCTTTAACGACGACGCAAAGGTTATCGTCTTCACCCGGGGAGATTATCGGGTAAAAAAGGAGAACGTGAAACCCATTATCATCGATTTCGAAGGAGACACCAACCGGCAGATCCTGCAACAGCTCTATACCGAAAGGATCCACTCGCTTCTGGTTGAGGGCGGAGCTCGCCTGTTGTCTACCTTTATCGAAAAGAATCTCTGGGACGAAGCCTTTATCGAGGTTGCCGCCAAGAGACTCCTCACTGGGGTGAAAGCTCCGTCAATCCCATTGGATAATGCAATCATAAACAGATATTTGGACTCCACTCAGCATCATTTAAAGAATAAAATAACTCAAAATTTTCTTTAA
- a CDS encoding OmpH family outer membrane protein: MKRRLFLVGLLLALTIGTSYAQKYAFIDMEYILGKIPAYEEGNKQLETLSKQWQEELDQAGREVEAMYKKYQADLVFLAGEEKTKRENEIVAKENEINTLRNKYFGQQGELFKRREAIMKPIQDSIYNAVKEIATANSYQAVVDRASATSVIFASPEIDISDQVLARLGY; the protein is encoded by the coding sequence ATGAAAAGGAGATTATTTTTAGTTGGCCTCCTCTTGGCCCTGACCATTGGAACCTCTTATGCACAAAAGTATGCATTTATAGATATGGAGTATATTCTGGGAAAAATCCCGGCATACGAGGAGGGGAACAAGCAGCTCGAAACACTATCGAAACAGTGGCAGGAAGAGTTAGACCAGGCTGGCCGTGAAGTGGAGGCAATGTATAAGAAGTACCAGGCAGACCTGGTTTTCCTGGCAGGTGAGGAGAAGACAAAACGTGAAAATGAGATTGTAGCCAAGGAGAACGAAATCAACACATTGCGCAACAAATATTTCGGACAGCAGGGCGAACTGTTCAAAAGGCGTGAGGCGATCATGAAACCTATCCAGGATAGCATCTACAATGCAGTAAAGGAGATCGCCACGGCCAACTCCTACCAGGCAGTTGTGGACCGCGCTTCAGCCACGTCGGTCATCTTCGCATCGCCAGAGATCGATATCAGTGATCAAGTTTTGGCCCGTTTAGGATATTAA
- a CDS encoding sll1863 family stress response protein — MIKQEFRQRAQEILDQLEEKIDEMKQGISNIAEEARDEYAEQLEKLKSLRDELAEKLTTFDDIAESRWDVVRESAISFFSKVSEAWKEDFERVKQAFRKQE, encoded by the coding sequence ATGATCAAACAGGAATTCAGGCAGAGAGCGCAGGAGATATTGGATCAACTGGAAGAGAAGATCGACGAGATGAAGCAAGGCATAAGCAATATTGCCGAAGAAGCCCGTGATGAGTATGCAGAACAGCTGGAAAAGTTGAAGAGCCTGAGGGATGAGCTGGCGGAAAAACTGACAACGTTCGACGATATTGCCGAGAGTAGATGGGATGTGGTAAGAGAGAGCGCAATCAGCTTCTTTTCCAAGGTTAGCGAGGCCTGGAAAGAGGATTTTGAAAGGGTAAAACAGGCTTTCAGAAAGCAAGAGTGA
- the pgeF gene encoding peptidoglycan editing factor PgeF produces the protein MFRDPNYSNLLFFRILADEQRVLHFSTTRTGGVSRGNFRSLNLGNYSDDDPLNIFENRSIVARKFYKEANDLITPHQTHGNRVLLIDAAFLDLPNAEKLERLYGYDASITREKGFFLCVTTADCVPLLLFDRKNEAIAAIHAGWRGTAGRIVERTIAEMKRNFGTEASDLLAAIGPAISIDKFEVGMEVEAAFRENGFELTSSVAYRHNISGKLHLDLKEINRQELIRLGVPRQQIEKTRYCTCTNSRLFFSARRQSQHSGRMLTGIMLR, from the coding sequence ATGTTCCGCGACCCCAATTATTCCAATCTGCTTTTCTTCAGGATCCTTGCCGATGAACAACGGGTGCTCCATTTCTCCACCACGCGGACTGGTGGCGTGAGTCGCGGCAATTTCCGGTCGTTAAACCTGGGCAACTACTCCGACGACGATCCCCTCAATATATTCGAGAACCGGTCGATCGTCGCCCGGAAGTTCTACAAGGAGGCAAACGACCTGATCACGCCGCATCAGACACATGGCAACCGAGTACTGCTTATCGATGCCGCTTTTCTGGATCTTCCCAATGCAGAGAAACTGGAAAGGCTCTACGGCTATGATGCTTCAATTACACGCGAAAAAGGGTTTTTTCTCTGTGTCACCACGGCCGACTGCGTACCGTTGTTGCTGTTCGACCGGAAGAACGAGGCCATCGCCGCCATTCATGCGGGATGGCGAGGTACAGCGGGAAGAATTGTTGAACGCACGATAGCCGAGATGAAGAGAAACTTCGGAACCGAAGCAAGTGATCTGCTTGCCGCCATCGGTCCAGCCATCAGCATCGACAAGTTCGAGGTGGGCATGGAAGTGGAAGCGGCTTTCAGGGAGAACGGCTTTGAACTTACCTCATCTGTTGCCTACCGCCACAACATCTCCGGAAAGTTGCATCTCGACCTCAAGGAGATCAACCGCCAAGAACTTATCCGCCTGGGTGTTCCCCGGCAGCAGATCGAGAAGACACGTTACTGCACCTGCACCAACAGCCGGCTTTTCTTCTCGGCCCGTCGCCAGTCGCAGCACTCGGGACGGATGCTCACCGGTATTATGCTACGCTAA